The following coding sequences are from one Streptomyces dengpaensis window:
- a CDS encoding ATP-dependent nuclease: protein MLSKIVIRNYRIFRDFTLDFDPKMNILVGDNDAGKSTILDAIELGLTGKLRGRPLYQDLSPYLFHQDAVAEWIAALEVGRPVAPPEIIIDLFLETSSETAGLKGTNNLLKVDEPGVRVRVALNSDYEAEYKEFIKRPDKVRLIPTEYYKVEWLSFDGNGVTFRSIPATASLIDAATIHLQSGVDYYMRHILNDYLDADERVKLARAYRSLRETFAEDASIAKINGDLRGAPNDVSDRELTLNIDVSQKSSWESGIVPHLDDLPYQFVGKGEQSTLKILLALNKKVDDAHIVLVEEPENHLSFPNLGKLIRKISDKCKDRQVFITTHSSFVLNKLGLEKLVLLSSSAGVRLDRLPAGTQEYFRKLSGYDTLRLVLAKRSILVEGPSDELVIQRAHMDTHGGKLPAESGIDVINVRGLSFKRFLDIAMLLPQNIVAVVTDNDGNDARDVQQRYSRYTAQPNISVHVGEDATYKTLEPQLFKVNGLTDLNAVLGQSHRTDTALLDYMSKHKTDCALAIFESDQTITMPSYITEAIDAVS, encoded by the coding sequence ATGCTTTCCAAGATCGTCATTCGCAACTACCGAATATTCCGGGACTTTACTCTCGACTTCGACCCCAAGATGAACATCTTGGTGGGGGACAACGATGCGGGTAAGTCGACGATTCTGGATGCTATCGAGCTCGGCCTGACCGGTAAGCTGCGCGGACGCCCGCTTTACCAGGACCTGTCACCGTATCTGTTCCACCAAGATGCCGTTGCTGAGTGGATCGCAGCGTTGGAGGTCGGGCGCCCGGTTGCGCCTCCTGAAATCATCATCGACCTCTTCCTGGAAACGTCCTCCGAGACGGCTGGCCTCAAGGGGACTAACAACCTCCTGAAGGTAGATGAACCTGGCGTCCGTGTCCGAGTCGCTTTGAACTCGGACTACGAGGCGGAGTACAAGGAGTTCATCAAGCGGCCTGACAAGGTTCGACTGATCCCCACTGAGTACTACAAGGTTGAATGGCTTTCATTTGACGGGAACGGGGTCACGTTCCGCAGCATCCCGGCTACCGCTTCCTTGATCGATGCTGCCACCATCCACCTGCAAAGCGGTGTCGACTACTACATGCGACACATCTTGAATGACTATCTGGACGCAGACGAGCGCGTGAAACTGGCACGGGCGTACCGGAGTCTTCGGGAGACCTTCGCAGAAGATGCTTCGATCGCAAAGATCAATGGGGACCTGCGAGGCGCCCCGAACGACGTCAGTGACCGCGAGCTGACGCTGAACATCGACGTCTCGCAGAAGTCGAGCTGGGAAAGTGGCATCGTGCCGCACCTGGACGATCTTCCCTACCAGTTCGTCGGCAAGGGCGAGCAGAGCACACTCAAAATCCTGTTGGCCCTCAATAAGAAGGTCGATGACGCGCATATTGTGCTCGTCGAAGAGCCGGAGAACCACCTCTCGTTCCCGAACCTGGGCAAGCTGATCCGCAAGATCAGCGATAAGTGCAAGGACCGTCAGGTCTTCATCACCACGCACAGCTCCTTCGTGCTGAACAAGCTCGGACTGGAGAAGCTCGTCCTGCTGTCCTCCTCCGCAGGCGTCCGCCTTGATCGCCTTCCGGCCGGCACGCAGGAGTACTTCCGGAAGCTTTCGGGATACGACACCCTCCGTCTAGTACTAGCGAAGCGATCGATCCTCGTCGAGGGCCCGTCGGATGAACTGGTCATCCAGCGAGCCCACATGGACACGCATGGCGGCAAGCTTCCAGCTGAGAGTGGCATCGACGTCATCAACGTCCGCGGGCTCTCCTTCAAGCGGTTCCTTGATATCGCGATGCTGCTGCCGCAGAACATCGTCGCCGTTGTTACGGACAACGACGGGAACGACGCCCGGGATGTGCAGCAGCGGTACAGCCGGTATACCGCTCAACCCAACATCAGTGTCCACGTCGGCGAGGACGCGACGTACAAGACCCTGGAGCCGCAGCTGTTCAAGGTGAACGGACTCACTGATCTGAACGCTGTCCTCGGACAGAGCCACAGGACTGACACCGCCCTGCTCGACTACATGAGCAAGCACAAGACTGACTGCGCGCTGGCCATCTTCGAGAGCGACCAGACCATCACGATGCCGTCGTACATCACGGAGGCCATCGATGCGGTCTCCTAA